AAAAAGCTCAGGAAATCTGGGAAGAAATACAAAAATATGCTACAGCCAACAGATTAAATAATGTGGTAAGCAAAATCGGCGAATTCGAACCTAAAATGATAGGTAAAGTGATTGGTCTTTTTTCACAGGATATTTTAGAAGATTTCCAGAAAGACTTCCCGGCGGCTTTTACAGCTATTGAAAAAGAAGAGCAGAAAAGGATCAATAAAAAGTTGAATTCTTTAGTCATTGATTTTATAAAAGAAGAGTTGATGACTCTTAAAGTGTAGTTTCGGTAAATTTTACCGAAACTTTTTTATGTATAAACCATACCATAGAGACAACATAAGTCTTAGAAACCTGATTTTCATTATGCAGCAAGTTTGTTATTCCGTCAGGAATCTCAATCGTTAAAAGTGAAAATATATGTAGGATTCATTCAAAAGGATAAATGTTATAGAGATTTATGGTTCAAAAAAGAAAAAGCTATGTTACAAGCAGAAATAAAAAGTCTTTTAAAAGAAGACATCAGTATATTAATCAAAATTCCTAATTCCGGAAAGCACTATTTGTGTGATTGCGGAGAAGCAAGTTTATTGACTGTGAAGGAAGTTCAGTCCATATCCGCAATATTCATCAGTCATACGCATATAGATCACTTTTCAAATTTCGATGGAATTTTCAGACATCAGATCGGAAGCGGAGAAAAGGTTGTGATTTGTGGACCGAAAAATATTCATCAACAAGTTGAAGCAAGATTGAAATCTTACACCTGGAATCTGATTGATGAAAACGCAATTGCCTATGAAATCCGTGAGATTGTTTCAAAAGACGAAATTAATATCTACACTCTTCGTCCGCCACATTGGAATCTGGAATTAATCAATACCCAAAATTTCCTTTTTGAAGACGAATATGTCAACGTTGATTTTACCATTCTTGATCACAAAATAGATTCTATTGCTTATTTGTTTAAAGAAAAAGATACTGTCAGCTTCAATGAAACTGGTTCCGGATTTAAAAAAGGAAAATGGATCAGCGAGCTTAAGACCGCTTTTGAAAATAATAACGGAGACAAAGAAATTGAAATTGAAGGAACTGTTTATAAAGCAGCCGATCTTTTTCATTTGTTAACCCGTAATAAAGGCTATAAGCTTGGTGTGATCATGGATCATGCAGTAGACAAAAGCAATTATGAGAAAATAAAAGCCGTGTTTGGAGCAGCAGATCTGGTGTATATTGAAACATTTTATAAGGATTCTGACCAGGAATTTGCAGGGATCAATCATCACAGCTTTGCTTCCGCATCAGGGAATATCATGAATGAATGCGAGGTGAAAGAAGCCATTCCGATTCACTTTTCAAGAAGATACACAGAAAGCGATCAGGAAGAAATTGAAACTGCTTTTTATAAAGCATTTCGTAAAAATTAATTAAAAACAAACAATTAAAAAAAATGAAACCCAATATATTTTTTACAGCAGACCATCATTTTGGTCATGAAAATATTATAAAATTTTCAGAGAGACCCTTTGAGTCACTGGATCATATGAATGAAGAACTCATTAAAAGATGGAATGAGAAAATAGAACCCGGTGATACCGTCTACCATTTAGGAGATATGAGTCTAGGAAAACCTGATTTTACCAAAGATATTTTAGACAGGTTAAATGGTAATATCCATCTGATCAAAGGCAATCACGAAGGGGCAGCTTTAACCTATCCCAAGCGTTTTGCTTCCATCAGAGATTATCACGAACTTAAAATTGATGAAGCAGATAACAGCAACGGAAAACAAAAAATCATTCTTTTCCATTATGCCATGCGTACCTGGAATGGCTCGCACCGCGGTGTCTGGCAATTATACGGCCATTCACACGGAACATTACCGGATGATGAGATGGCTTTGAGTTTTGATGTTGGGGTAGACTGCCACAATTTTTATCCCGTTTCCTACGAGGAAGTCAAAG
This region of Chryseobacterium culicis genomic DNA includes:
- a CDS encoding peptidase; translated protein: MLQAEIKSLLKEDISILIKIPNSGKHYLCDCGEASLLTVKEVQSISAIFISHTHIDHFSNFDGIFRHQIGSGEKVVICGPKNIHQQVEARLKSYTWNLIDENAIAYEIREIVSKDEINIYTLRPPHWNLELINTQNFLFEDEYVNVDFTILDHKIDSIAYLFKEKDTVSFNETGSGFKKGKWISELKTAFENNNGDKEIEIEGTVYKAADLFHLLTRNKGYKLGVIMDHAVDKSNYEKIKAVFGAADLVYIETFYKDSDQEFAGINHHSFASASGNIMNECEVKEAIPIHFSRRYTESDQEEIETAFYKAFRKN
- a CDS encoding metallophosphoesterase family protein; translation: MKPNIFFTADHHFGHENIIKFSERPFESLDHMNEELIKRWNEKIEPGDTVYHLGDMSLGKPDFTKDILDRLNGNIHLIKGNHEGAALTYPKRFASIRDYHELKIDEADNSNGKQKIILFHYAMRTWNGSHRGVWQLYGHSHGTLPDDEMALSFDVGVDCHNFYPVSYEEVKELMKRKKWTPPFAPRN